One window from the genome of Brachionichthys hirsutus isolate HB-005 chromosome 19, CSIRO-AGI_Bhir_v1, whole genome shotgun sequence encodes:
- the map1b gene encoding microtubule-associated protein 1B isoform X1: protein MATLLQPADPELLGDRSATGASPTSSSASQRFNDSKFYLLVVIGEIAAEEHLRCAIADIEKGIRSWDANLIECNLDQELKLFVSRHSARFSAEVKGQRILHHKSNVLETVVLINPADDAVSTEARLMISDAARHKLLVLAGQCSETSGELILQSGSFSFCNFIDIFTDQEIGELLSTIHPANKASLTLSCPEHGDWKNSNLDKHNLQDFIHMKLNSSLILPEMEGLSEFTEYLSESVEIPSPFDMLEPPTSGGFLKLSKPCCYIFPAGCGDSALFAVNGFNMLINGGSDRKSCFWKLVRHLDRVDSILLTHVSGDNLPGINSMLQRKVAELEEEQSQGSTANSDWVKNMISPDIGVVFVNLPENLENPEPNYRVRSDAEEAAVMKHLLMKLNLRIEPLQRPVGNTIEPITLFQKMGVGKLEMYVLNPSKNSKEMQHFMKQWTGSAKDTASILLPNGKESEFPVSNLTSISSLIVWHPANHADKVLRVLFPGNTTQHHIFEGLEKLKHLDFLKQPVVTQKAMSSTPSIPTVKQAKMKHRTDSRESLKSTPKPSPIKSTRKESKDEAPENTKTEVETSHEKSQKAPLKKEKAKATERESKAKEEKTVQHDTPEKKKEKIVKKDAKVSVEKEGKKEVAKKDDAPKQAGKKDEKVKKEEAKKVFKRDIRRDSPLKEKKEEKREQKKDGKRPFKDIRKSAAGEEKGPSPKPKPKPLTKDSKKDAGIPSKSKETVKSKVTRKDTKVDGGKPAGSVAAASQDPEAVRSLMSSPEDLTTDFDKLRAEELVQDDASVQPNKEEEAVLIHHEDLIKTKESPEALESLDEGITTTEAEGECGTTPEEQVVKSKLDGSMSEKFEDEGTVMEETSEGADYEEKGDIEEVREPQRAEPDKNRPTPSRDEQKERSEVDQHNPFLSASPKASSPVSPAASIHDEMLPVGCERSAAFDDENRDEIPEDYTVTSGHTQCTIELTSVPTPVDGMVTPRDIMSDETTNDVSPSQDVGRSGTSASGEFDRKNLSLAQDIPRSDHSQSDATEGHDYNHSASTIPTPSSLEEDKICKEFPSVGKAEGLAAAPESRETDSGSTTSPLVRSPSVDQQNKTDVPNVFAAPVELSTTLAGCTKVRADSSVNPDDQTLEGASSPQSSGHTPYHQSPVDEKVESLPPVSQEKGFGPVIVEITSDKEDSSARVTPEPYEPEADSAFLGEEVISPKSPPPFPPDSTEKMEKSPFEMDDKKIEANTQSVLNQNEADANPFTAFKEESKMSISEGTASDKSGTPPEEVVAEETFSHLASASTTSLATSSLPEPTTDSPSLHAEVGSPHSTEVDDSLSVSVVQTPTMFQDAEGSPSKEDSPRPMSISPDLSPKTKSRTQMQDTKSPEHSTMSVEFGQDSPDHSLALDFSKQSPEHPSVGGSSHATENGPTEVDYSPSGGLNRGSCEHQTTVDKPFLFDSDSVLATSATPSDASQSTPSVTTPCQMTEIPQTGKSPLTPKASSLTHSPCSSELSPVVDYPLTKDANSPVSSHEESTDDQPDTPRNVGKSTPPPEAASPSSPLASLREETFSRVKETNPFKTADATFEEKSPVSPEVPSYLPLSSDPCGARNPQPTKGPSPPSRTDVDLCLVTSCEYRHPKTELSPSFINPNPLEYFINEESTLNEEKPLAKPGDGPPAPGGKLPAKQCEETPPTSISESAPSQTDSDVPPGTEECPSITADANIDSEDDSETLPTDRTLTYRHADPPPVAPRDSAPSSGHQDVCMVDPEALKAEENLHNANTEEGEKPKKKKVLKKSSSPARKTALSKVKDSKTSSPKKTVGEGKDAKNATNTSASRGVKSATSGTSGGKASSGASSPNCPPMYMDLVYIPNHCSAKNVDADFFKRVRSSYYVVSGNDLNAQEPDRAVLDALLEGKAQWGNNVQVTLIPTHDTDVMREWYQETHDKQQELNIMVLASSSTVVMQDESFPACKIEM from the exons ATGGCGACCCTGCTGCAGCCTGCGGACCCGGAGCTTCTAGGGGACCGGAGCGCCACCGGCGCGTCCCCGACCTCCTCCAGCGCCTCGCAGCGCTTCAACGACAGTAAATTCTACCTGCTGGTGGTGATCGGGGAGATCGCGGCCGAGGAGCACCTGAGGTGTGCCATTGCGGACATAGAGAAAG GGATCCGCTCATGGGACGCTAATCTCATCGAATGCAACCTGGACCAGGAGCTCAAGCTGTTTGTCTCGAGACACTCGGCTCGCTTCTCTGCAGAAGTCAAAG GGCAGAGAATTCTTCACCACAAAAGTAATGTCCTGGAGACGGTGGTGCTCATCAACCCAGCAGACGACGCAGTTAGCACTGAG GCTCGCTTGATGATCTCAGACGCCGCCAGACACAAGCTTCTGGTTCTGGCGGGGCAATGCTCTGAAACCAGCGGGGAGCTGATCCTTCAGTCGGGATCCTTCTCTTTCTGCAACTTCATCGACATATTCACAGACCAAGAG ATTGGGGAATTGCTCAGTACCATTCACCCCGCAAACAAAGCCAGCCTTACACTCTCCTGCCCTGAACACGGCGACTGGAAAAACTCAAACTTGGACAAACACAACCTGCAGGATTTCATTCACATGAAGCTGAACTCCTCCCTCATCCTCCCTGAGATGGAAGGCCTCTCCGAGTTCACAGAGTATTTATCTGAATCGGTAGAGATCCCGTCTCCGTTTGACATGCTGGAGCCACCAACATCAGGTGGATTCCTAAAACTCTCCAAGCCATGCTGTTACATTTTCCCTGCCGGCTGCGGTGACTCTGCGCTCTTTGCTGTCAATGGCTTCAACATGCTCATTAACGGcggctcagacaggaagtcatgctTCTGGAAGCTGGTGAGACATCTGGATAGGGTGGACTCCATCCTGCTGACCCACGTTAGCGGTGATAACCTGCCGGGCATCAACAGCATGCTGCAGAGGAAGGTTGCAGAGCTTGAGGAAGAACAGTCGCAGGGTTCCACCGCTAACAGCGACTGGGTGAAGAACATGATTTCTCCAGATATCGGCGTTGTGTTTGTGAATCTTCCAGAAAATCTGGAAAACCCTGAACCCAATTACAGAGTGCGGAGCGACGCTGAGGAAGCAGCAGTTATGAAGCACCTGCTTATGAAACTTAATTTGAGGATAGAGCCTTTGCAAAGACCTGTTGGAAACACTATAGAGCCAATCACACTCTTTCAGAAAATGGGAGTTGGGAAGCTTGAAATGTACGTGCTAAATCCCTCAAAGAACAGCAAGGAGATGCAACACTTTATGAAGCAATGGACAGGAAGTGCAAAAGACACTGCGTCCATTTTGCTCCCAAACGGAAAAGAATCAGAGTTCCCCGTCTCTAACTTGACATCGATCTCCTCGCTCATTGTGTGGCATCCTGCAAATCACGCGGATAAGGTTTTGCGTGTTCTCTTTCCTGGAAATACTACCCAGCATCACATCTTTGAAGGTTTAGAAAAACTGAAGCACCTGGACTTCCTGAAGCAGCCTGTTGTCACTCAAAAAGCAATGTCCTCTACACCATCAATACCAACGGTAAAGCAAGCCAAGATGAAACACAGGACTGACAGCAGAGAGAGCCTGAAGTCTACCCCGAAGCCGTCGCCAATCAAAAGCACTAGGAAGGAGTCAAAGGACGAAGCACCAGAAAATACAAAGACAGAAGTGGAAACGTCTCATGAGAAATCACAAAAAGCCccattaaaaaaggaaaaggcaaaGGCAACTGAGAGAGAATCAAAAGCAAAGGAAGAGAAGACAGTTCAACACGATACTccagagaaaaagaaggaaaagataGTCAAAAAGGATGCCAAAGTGTCTGTGGAAAAGGAGGGTAAAAAAGAGGTAGCAAAGAAAGATGACGCCCCCAAACAAGCGGGCAAAAAGGATGAGAAAGTGAAAAAAGAGGAAGCAAAGAAAGTTTTCAAAAGGGATATCAGAAGAGACTCTCctctgaaggagaagaaggaagaaaagagagagcaAAAGAAAGATGGCAAAAGGCCTTTTAAAGACATAAGAAAGTCCGCTGCAGGTGAAGAAAAGGGTCCATCTCCAAAACCAAAGCCAAAACCCCTGACAAAGGACTCCAAGAAAGACGCAGGAATCCCGTCAAAGTCAAAAGAAACAGTAAAGTCAAAGGTGACGAGGAAGGATACGAAGGTGGATGGTGGTAAACCCGCAGGAAGTGTAGCTGCTGCGTCACAAGATCCAGAAGCCGTGCGGTCCCTCATGTCCTCGCCGGAAGATCTCACCACGGACTTCGATAAGCTTCGAGCTGAAGAGTTGGTGCAGGACGATGCAAGTGTGCAACcaaacaaagaagaggaggcagtGCTGATCCACCATGAAGACTTAATAAAAACCAAGGAATCGCCTGAAGCGCTGGAGTCTCTCGATGAAGGAATAACCACAACAGAGGCTGAAGGCGAATGCGGAACGACTCCAGAAGAACAAGTCGTTAAGTCGAAACTCGATGGCAGCATGAGCGAGAAGTTTGAAGATGAAGGTACTGTCATGGAAGAGACCTCTGAGGGAGCGGATTATGAAGAGAAAGGAGACATAGAAGAAGTGCGTGAACCACAGAGAGCAGAGCCAGATAAGAACCGACCTACCCCTAGTCGGGATGAACAAAAAGAGAGAAGTGAAGTGGATCAACATAATCCGTTTCTATCAGCCTCACCCAAAGCATCCTCACCGGTTTCTCCGGCTGCATCTATCCATGACGAAATGCTCCCAGTGGGCTGTGAGCGCTCAGCCGCCTTTGATGACGAGAACAGAGATGAAATCCCTGAAGATTATACCGTCACCTCCGGCCACACTCAGTGCACCATTGAGCTAACCAGTGTGCCTACTCCCGTGGATGGGATGGTGACTCCGAGGGACATCATGAGCGACGAAACCACCAATGATGTATCTCCTTCTCAGGATGTCGGCAGGTCCGGAACATCAGCATCTGGAGAGTTCGATAGGAAGAATCTGTCCCTGGCTCAGGACATTCCGAGGTCGGACCATTCTCAGAGCGATGCCACAGAGGGCCATGACTACAACCACTCCGCTTCCACAATACCTACTCCTTCGTCACTAGAAGAGGATAAAATCTGCAAGGAGTTTCCTTCTGTAGGGAAAGCTGAGGGGcttgctgcagctccagagtcCCGTGAGACGGACTCGGGTTCCACAACCTCACCTCTTGTACGATCTCCATCTGTagatcaacaaaacaaaactgatgTTCCAAACGTATTTGCTGCTCCAGTTGAACTGTCCACCACTCTGGCAGGGTGTACCAAGGTAAGAGCCGATTCATCCGTCAATCCAGATGATCAGACATTGGAAGGAGCTAGCTCTCCTCAGTCATCTGGCCACACCCCTTACCATCAGTCACCGGTGGATGAAAAGGTGGAATCTCTACCACCTGTGTCACAAGAGAAAGGGTTTGGACCGGTCATTGTAGAGATCACAAGTGATAAAGAGGACTCCTCTGCAAGGGTCACCCCAGAGCCCTACGAGCCAGAAGCAGACAGCGCTTTCCTTGGAGAGGAAGTAATCTCTCCAAAAAGCCCACCTCCATTTCCCCCTGATTCCACAGAAAAGATGGAAAAGTCACCATTTGAAATGGATGACAAGAAAATTGAGGCAAACACCCAATCTGTCTTGAACCAAAATGAAGCAGACGCTAATCCTTTCACAGCTTTCAAAGAAGAAAGTAAAATGTCCATTTCAGAAGGTACCGCATCAGACAAGTCAGGAACCCCTCCAGAGGAAGTGGTAGCAGAGGAGACCTTTTCACATTTAGCTTCAGCATCCACCACCTCTCTGGCCACCAGCTCCTTGCCAGAACCCACCACTGACTCTCCTTCCCTTCATGCTGAAGTAGGTTCTCCTCATTCGACAGAAGTAGATGACTCTTTGTCCGTCTCCGTCGTTCAGACCCCGACCATGTTTCAAGACGCTGAGGGATCTCCATCAAAGGAGGACAGTCCAAGGCCAATGTCTATCTCCCCAGACCTCTCACCAAAGACGAAAAGCAGAACACAGATGCAGGACACAAAATCCCCCGAGCATTCCACCATGTCAGTAGAGTTCGGCCAGGACTCCCCCGACCACTCGTTAGCCCTGGACTTCAGCAAGCAGTCCCCAGAGCATCCATCTGTTGGGGGCAGCTCACACGCTACGGAGAATGGTCCAACTGAGGTGGACTACAGCCCATCAGGTGGACTGAATAGAGGATCATGTGAACATCAAACTACTGTGGACAAGCCCTTTCTCTTTGACAGTGATTCAGTCCTCGCCACTTCTGCAACGCCGTCAGATGCGTCTCAGTCCACTCCCTCTGTTACAACACCGTGTCAAATGACAGAGATCCCACAGACAGGAAAATCCCCACTTACCCCAAAAGCATCATCTCTGACCCACTCCCCCTGCTCCAGTGAGCTATCGCCAGTGGTTGACTATCCCCTGACTAAAGACGCCAATAGCCCGGTTTCATCTCACGAAGAGAGCACTGATGATCAACCCGACACACCGCGAAACGTTGGCAAATCAACGCCACCTCCTGAGGCGGCTTCACCATCATCTCCTCTGGCCTCCTTAAGAGAGGAAACCTTTTCCAGAGTAAAGGAGACTAATCCGTTTAAAACTGCAGATGCTACATTTGAGGAAAAATCTCCCGTGAGCCCAGAAGTTCCATCATATCTACCTCTGTCTTCCGATCCATGCGGTGCCAGGAACCCACAACCCACCAAGGGTCCTTCTCCTCCATCTAGGACTGATGTTGACCTTTGCCTAGTGACCTCATGTGAATACCGTCACCCCAAGACAGAGTTATCGCCATCCTTCATCAACCCTAACCCTTTGGAGTACTTCATTAACGAAGAGAGCACCTTGAATGAAGAGAAGCCTTTAGCCAAGCCTGGCGATGGACCTCCAGCCCCAGGGGGCAAACTTCCTGCCAAGCAATGTGAGGAGACCCCACCCACATCCATCAGTGAATCTGCTCCCTCACAGACAGATTCAGATGTGCCACCGGGGACAGAGGAGTGTCCCTCCATTACAGCAGATGCTAACATTGACTCAGAAGACGACTCTGAGACTCTTCCCACTGACAGAACCCTGACCTACAGGCATGCCGACCCTCCTCCAGTGGCGCCCAGGGACTCCGCTCCATCTTCAGGCCACCAGGATGTCTGCATGGTGGATCCAGAGGCCCTTAAGGCCGAGGAAAACCTCCACAATGCAAATacagaagaaggagaaaaaccCAAGAAGAAAAAGGTCTTGAAAAAGTCGTCCTCGCCAGCCAGGAAGACCGCTCTATCCAAAGTGAAGGACTCAAAAACGTCCTCTCCCAAGAAGACTGTTGGAGAAGGGAAAGACGCCAAAAACGCAACCAATACTTCTGCATCAAGAGGCGTAAAAAGTGCCACATCGG GTACGAGCGGTGGAAAGGCATCAAGTGGGGCGTCTTCGCCCAACTGCCCCCCCATGTACATGGATTTGGTTTACATTCCCAATCACTGTAGTGCCAAGAATGTGGACGCTGACTTCTTCAAGCGAGTGCGCTCCTCTTACTATGTTGTCAGCGGCAATGACCTGAATGCCCAGGAACCCGACAGGGCTGTCCTCGATGCCCTCCTGGAAGGAAAGGCCCAGTGGGGCAACAATGTGCAA GTCACTCTGATTCCGACCCATGACACTGACGTGATGAGGGAGTGGTACCAGGAGACCCACGATAAGCAGCAGGAGCTCAACATCATGGTCctggccagcagcagcaccgtcGTCATGCAGGACGAGTCCTTCCCAGCTTGTAAGATTGAGATGTAG